The Styela clava chromosome 2, kaStyClav1.hap1.2, whole genome shotgun sequence genome contains a region encoding:
- the LOC120336065 gene encoding uncharacterized protein LOC120336065 — translation MNSNLAGYILLGLLYLFLQNENLFVSAQEPAKTIKTDDGYLIERFDTEVNTMRAAEQKCSARSAWLVRIKNSNMQDKVDALLGGATASNPNGNYFIGLMKTSGTWKWSDGYLAASSVNWAPGEGNDDTTCASIKYDDGKWTDIACNTYRRYICQSELLTITPTKEVVIVVRGNTASINVKIQSNDGAVKLQVFKLPDKTKPVLPVNNVPSSYTYTTPPINDFQSVIYEFVVTPTATTISYTRSAKVRLIVHYPVNITNIFPTAISSPVTSGLNYVICEASGAPSAQVVWIRNGTSVPLRGDSTVYQWKPTGKYILYIMNAVLSDTGTYTCRATNNIGEPAQETKDEREIELSDNDKEYILYFPVYGSPVITASEVVKCSVGEKVAIEWKPNYQTIGVVHRISATREGDTVAIYTQNITAQTHEITTIEELVPYTNYNIKITVCPDKCINKLHTQTVIKTSLGLPDPVTDARVTKVSESQCAVTWDWSESKLKTNETFEIIENATLVFLSSNIQQHTFTKKYLYEGKSLDSFRVQIETKPNRNYTFYVNAKNCAGESNRIAAIGECLTNVAAPEHVPVPTTVQTEENSATQLIDITFPDETRGPIGCLLVIVKSGESDLEDEITMEKLTRLSRNALIGKSEENEFLAIAMQRSKIKDPKVQVSLGDDKASFCHLLTGTTRAKRAVTEYISGRNLPLKIGSTYTYYAVTSTYSVTSGEVLLQRSSSAAFNLKKTEGSNIVWIAGVVVGALVIAVVVVLIVLLVRKKRNVQKEENDDHTYEQPSINPIGIQSPPVKSQDSAGYLNVHYNYENVDSIPTNNAYEEITV, via the exons ATGAACTCGAATTTAGCTGGATATATTCTACTCGGCttgctttatttgtttttacaaaatgaaaatcttTTTGTCAGTGCTCAAG AACCTGCAAAAACTATAAAAACTGACGATGGATATTTAATTGAAAGATTCGATACTGAAGTTAATACCATGCGTGCAGCAGAACAGAAATGCAGCGCACGTAGCGCATGGTTGGTGCGGATAAAAAACAGCAATATGCAAGACAAAGTCGATGCTCTTCTTGg CGGTGCAACCGCAAGCAATCCTAACGGAAATTACTTCATTGGACTCATGAAAACTTCGGGAACTTGGAAATGGTCCGATGGATATCTAGCTGCCTCGTCTGTGAATTG GGCACCAGGTGAAGGTAACGATGACACTACTTGTGCATCTATTAAATACGATGACGGGAAATGGACTGATATTGCATGTAACACATACAGGCGCTATATATGCCAGTCAG AACTTCTGACTATTACACCAACAAAAGAAGTAGTAATAGTAGTACGTGGTAATACGGCATCAATCAACGTGAAGATACAGAGCAATGATGGAGCTGTGAAATTGCAAGTGTTCAAACTCCCGGATAAAACAAAACCTGTTCTCCCAGTAAATAACGTACCCAGTTCCTACACCTATACTACTCCCCCAATTAATGACTTCCAAAGCGTTATTTATGAATTTGTAGTGACACCTACTGCCACAACGATATCTTATACAAGATCGGCAAAAGTTCGACTAATTGTACACT ATCCTGTAAACATCACCAACATATTCCCAACTGCAATCTCATCCCCTGTAACCTCTGGTCTAAATTACGTGATCTGTGAGGCATCCGGTGCGCCCTCTGCACAGGTGGTTTGGATAAGAAATGGAACGTCGGTTCCATTACGCGGAGATAGCACTGTATATCAATGGAAACCCACTGGAAAATATATCCTCTATATAATGAATGCAGTATTGTCGGATACTGGAACTTATACATGCCGTGCCACCAATAATATTGGGGAACCTGCTCAGGAAACCAAAGATGAACGAGAGATAGAATTATCAG ACAACGATAAAgagtatattttatatttcccaGTGTACGGATCACCTGTCATAACAGCTAGCGAAGTAGTAAAATGCAGTGTTGGAGAAAAGGTCGCAATTGAATGGAAACCTAACTATCAAACAATCGGCGTCGTTCACAG aatttcgGCAACTCGCGAAGGTGACACTGTCGCCATTTACACACAAAACATAACAGCACAAACGCATGAAATAACAACAATTGAAGAGCTTGTTCCTTATACTAACTATAACATCAAG ATAACCGTTTGTCCGGATAAATGCATAAACAAACTTCATACACAAACGGTAATCAAAACCAGTCTTGGTTTACCAGATCCTGTCACTGACGCTCGAGTTACAAAAGTATCAGAAAGTCAATGTGCCGTGACCTGGGACTGGTCGGAGTCAAAGTTGAAAACGAATGAAACATTTGAG ATAATCGAGAACGCAACACTTGTTTTTCTGTCTTCGAACATACAACAACATACATTCACCAAGAAGTATTTATACGAAGGCAAATCATTAGATTCATTTCGTGTTCAAATTGAAACAAAGCCGAATCGCAATTACACTTTCTATGTTAATGCAAAGAATTGCGCTGGAGAAAGCAATAGAATAGCAGCAATTGGAGAGTGCCTTACAAACGTGGCAG CACCAGAACACGTTCCTGTACCGACAACAGTTCAGACAGAAGAAAACTCAGCGACCCAGTTGATAGATATCACCTTTCCTGATGAAACAAGAGGACCAATAGG CTGCTTGCTTGTAATAGTAAAATCTGGTGAAAGTGATTTAGAAGATGAAATCACGATGGAAAAGTTGACTCGATTATCACGAAATGCATTGATTGGAAAATCAGAAGAAAACGAATTTCTCGCAATTGCAATGCAAAG GTCAAAAATTAAAGATCCAAAGGTGCAAGTATCTCTAGGAGACGACAAAGCAAGTTTCTGTCATCTTTTAACGGGTACGACTAGAGCCAAACGTGCAGTAACGGAATACATATCTGGAAGGAACTTGCCGCTCAAAATAGGTTCAACATACAC CTACTACGCAGTTACTTCAACTTACTCAGTGACTTCGGGTGAAGTTTTGCTTCAACGCAGTTCTTCTGCGGCATTCAACCTAAAGAAAACGGAAG GGTCGAACATTGTCTGGATAGCTGGAGTTGTCGTTGGCGCACTCGTGATTGCAGTCGTTGTTGTACTGATTGTTCTATTAGTCAGGAAAAA acGAAATGttcaaaaagaagaaaatgaCGATCATACTTATGAGCAACCTTCAATTAATCCTATCGGAATTCAATCGCCGCCAGTAAAAAGCCAAG